One region of Drosophila teissieri strain GT53w chromosome 2L, Prin_Dtei_1.1, whole genome shotgun sequence genomic DNA includes:
- the LOC122615978 gene encoding UDP-glucosyltransferase 2 produces the protein MLQKIALYLIIWSCGTLAADILMATQGGTKSHKIPFWELAKGLISRGHNITFISGFPADFNIEGLHEVTPAGLVEYIHNYTNWDLLGSRMAGEMPIRPWDGLRYAFESCDAMFRDSKTMELTTKSFDLAILDGAFPECFLGLIYDLKIPFMYINTVGFYTGSISTAGNPVSYAITPNFYSRFTDTMNLYERAINTAMQIGQTLMHMYVMRRTHLVMRKHLGAQIPHPYEMSRNVSFILQNGHAVLSYPRALNPNVAEVACIHCRPARKLPRHLEEFIGASGSSGFIYVSMGSSVKAANMPEALRHMLVKTFARLPYHVLWKYEGSSTDIKDITSNVKLSQWLPQQDILGHPKLRAFVTHGGLLSMFETVYHGVPVVTMPVFCDHDVNSAKAEIDGYAIKLDLQTLSTNQLYKAIMKVIHDPRYRNSARYRQKLFLDQRSTALDTAIYWTEYVLRHNGAYHLQTPSRNMTWWQYYLLDVVAVYFILLYGLILALKRMDFRSEKVRNLHFLMSPSFTIAKSKSKKI, from the exons ATGCTTCAAAAAATTGCATTGTATCTTATTATCTGGAGTTGCGGCACATTGGCTGCGGACATCCTAATGGCTACACAAG gCGGTACGAAGTCTCACAAGATACCATTCTGGGAGTTGGCTAAGGGATTAATATCCAG aGGGCACAATATTACCTTTATAAGTGGATTTCCGGCTGATTTTAATATTGAAGGACTGCACGAGGTAACACCAGCCGGCTTGGTTGAATATATCCACAACTATACCAATTGGGATCTTTTGGGCTCACGAATGGCTGGAGAAATGCCCATTAGGCCCTGGGATGGCCTGCGATACGCTTTCGAA tCATGCGATGCAATGTTTCGTGACTCAAAAACTATGGAGCTGACCACGAAAAGCTTTGACTTGGCCATATTGGATGGAGCTTTTCCAGAGTGCTTTTTGGGATTAATATACGATTTAAAGATTCCATTTATGTACATAAACACGGTGGGCTTCTATACAGGAAGTATCTCGACTGCAGGAAATCCTGTTAGCTACGCTATTACTCCGAACTTCTATTCCCGATTTACGGACACAATGAATCTTTACGAAAGGGCTATTAACACGGCCATGCAAATAGGACAAACACTGATGCACATG TATGTAATGCGTCGGACACACCTTGTGATGCGAAAGCACTTGGGTGCTCAGATCCCGCATCCCTATGAAATGTCGCGCAACGTGAGtttcattttgcaaaatgGACACGCAGTTTTATCTTATCCCAGAGCCTTAAATCCAAATGTAGCAGAAGTGGCTTGCATTCACTGCAGGCCTGCTAGAAAACTTCCTAGACACCTTGAGGAATTCATCGGCGCTTCTGGATCATCAGGATTCATTTATGTTTCTATGGGTTCTTCCGTAAAGGCCGCAAACATGCCAGAGGCCTTGCGTCACATGCTTGTAAAGACCTTTGCACGTCTTCCGTATCATGTGCTATGGAAGTATGAAGGCAGTTCCACAGATATAAAAGATATCACATCAAATGTAAAACTTTCACAATGGCTACCGCAACAGGACATTTTAGGACATCCGAAGCTTAGAGCGTTTGTAACACATGGAGGCTTGCTTAGCATGTTTGAGACGGTATATCACGGAGTACCCGTAGTTACAATGCCGGTATTCTGCGACCACGATGTTAACTCTGCCAAGGCCGAGATCGATGGTTATGCAATAAAGCTAGATCTTCAGACGCTATCAACCAATCAGTTGTACAAGGCTATTATGAAAGTGATTCACGATCCTCGCTACAGAAATTCAGCGCGATATCGGCAAAAGCTCTTTTTGGACCAGCGCTCAACAGCGCTAGATACTGCAATATACTGGACCGAATATGTGCTGCGACACAATGGCGCTTATCATCTACAGACTCCCTCCCGAAATATGAC ATGGTGGCAATACTACTTACTCGACGTAGTTGcggtgtattttattttactttacgGCCTGATTTTAGCACTGAAGCGCATGGATTTCCGATCCGAGAAGGTACGGAATCTTCATTTCCTGATGTCTCCTTCATTTACAATAGCAAAATCGAAGTCAAAGAAGATTTAA